One segment of Phyllobacterium zundukense DNA contains the following:
- a CDS encoding glycosyltransferase family protein yields the protein MTARSVFFYVQHLLGIGHLARASRVASALADDNFDVTIVTGGSQVAGFPGTGVKSVVLPAVLAGNAGFSGLADQHGNPVNDEFLGRRRDLLLEAFHRVRPDIVIIEAFPFGRRQMRFELLPLLDAIEATSPRPKLVTSVRDILQERTKPGRDEETVSLIKAHFDHVLVHGDPSFATLPDTFPLAAEIAGKIVYTGLVAGAVPAPPAEVFDIVVSTGGGAVGLDLIRSALETARKSTFHGSWCLITGPNLPEKDFAVLSAEAPDNVSLVRFRKDFPSLLKGAELSISQAGYNTVCDILRAQCRSVLVPFTAGGETEQSVRATRLEALGLAIALPENGLDADILGKAVETALSQPKPPAHRLDLNGAQRTAEVLRELFD from the coding sequence ATGACCGCACGCTCAGTCTTTTTCTACGTCCAGCACCTTCTCGGGATTGGCCATCTCGCCCGCGCCAGCCGTGTCGCCTCGGCACTGGCCGACGACAATTTCGACGTCACGATTGTCACCGGCGGATCGCAGGTTGCGGGGTTTCCGGGAACTGGAGTCAAATCCGTGGTGTTGCCGGCGGTACTCGCCGGCAATGCCGGTTTTTCCGGACTTGCCGACCAGCATGGAAATCCGGTCAACGATGAATTTCTTGGCCGCCGCCGCGATCTGCTGCTGGAAGCATTCCACAGGGTCCGCCCGGACATCGTCATCATCGAGGCTTTTCCCTTCGGCCGCCGGCAGATGCGATTCGAGCTTCTGCCCTTGCTTGATGCCATCGAGGCTACGTCGCCTCGGCCGAAGCTTGTGACCTCCGTCCGCGATATCCTGCAGGAACGCACCAAACCCGGCCGGGACGAAGAAACCGTCAGCTTGATCAAGGCGCATTTCGACCATGTGCTCGTCCATGGCGATCCGTCCTTCGCCACCCTGCCTGATACATTTCCACTGGCAGCAGAGATTGCCGGCAAGATCGTCTATACCGGCCTTGTGGCAGGTGCCGTCCCCGCGCCACCTGCCGAAGTCTTCGATATTGTCGTCTCCACCGGCGGCGGCGCAGTCGGGCTCGACCTCATCCGCTCGGCACTGGAAACGGCGAGGAAGTCCACCTTCCACGGATCATGGTGCTTGATTACCGGGCCAAACTTGCCGGAAAAGGATTTTGCTGTACTTTCCGCTGAAGCACCGGATAACGTCAGTCTCGTGCGCTTTCGCAAGGATTTTCCGTCCCTTCTCAAAGGGGCGGAACTGTCGATTTCCCAGGCGGGTTACAATACCGTCTGCGATATTCTGCGAGCGCAATGCCGCTCCGTCCTCGTCCCCTTCACCGCCGGCGGCGAAACCGAACAGAGTGTCAGAGCCACACGACTGGAAGCCTTGGGCCTCGCAATCGCCTTGCCGGAAAACGGTCTTGACGCCGACATCCTCGGCAAGGCGGTCGAGACGGCCCTGTCTCAGCCGAAACCACCCGCGCACAGGCTCGATCTCAATGGTGCACAACGCACGGCTGAAGTATTGCGAGAGCTTTTTGATTAG
- a CDS encoding ABC transporter substrate-binding protein, producing the protein MVTRRTVLGALGCAMLPGLASAADRELEPEFLDEQLRARSLPPLAQRLPKRPRIVGLKTMGRTPGQYGGTVRTIIGSGKDVRLMTIYGYARLVGYDEHLVMQPDILEAFQSENDTVFTFTIREGHKWSDGSLLTVDDFRYWWEDVLLNKDLTPGGGSLDLRVDGNLPRFEVLDELTVRYSWERPNPNFLPGLAGPQPLIIVGPSVYLKKFHKKYQDEFRLSSLMKENRVKKWADLHIKMSREYRPENPELPTLYPWRARTAPPAEQFIFERNPYFHRVDENGRQLPYIDRFVLNVSSSSIIPAKTGAGESDLQATGIDFADYTFLKDAEDRYPVKVDLWKMTRGSRVAILPNLNCGDDVWRALFRDVRVRRALSLAIDRHEINMAVFYGLGKPSADTVLPESPLFKPEYAKAWIDHDPDKANALLDEAGLHNRNDDGLRLLPDGRPAEITIETPGESTVDTDVLELVTDHWRKIGIALFIRTSQRDIFRSRAQAGHIMMSIWYGIENGVATADMNPQQLAPTADDQLQWPLWGMHYLSLGQNGQAPDLPEAAELIKLQNSWRETAHMAERTAIWHKMLSIFTSQVFSIGLVNGTLQPILRSARLQNVPKEGLYGFDPTSYFGIYMPDTFWLSEEQA; encoded by the coding sequence GTGGTAACGCGCCGCACTGTTCTCGGCGCTCTTGGCTGCGCCATGCTGCCCGGTCTGGCAAGCGCCGCAGACCGCGAGCTCGAGCCGGAATTTCTGGACGAGCAGCTCAGGGCCCGCAGTCTTCCCCCGCTCGCACAGCGTCTGCCTAAACGGCCGCGCATCGTCGGCCTTAAAACAATGGGACGGACGCCGGGCCAATATGGCGGGACAGTCCGCACTATCATAGGCAGCGGCAAAGATGTCCGACTGATGACGATCTATGGTTATGCAAGGCTCGTTGGATATGACGAGCATCTTGTCATGCAACCGGACATTCTCGAGGCATTCCAGTCGGAGAACGATACGGTCTTCACGTTCACGATCCGCGAAGGGCATAAGTGGTCGGACGGTTCGCTTCTGACCGTCGATGATTTCCGCTATTGGTGGGAAGACGTTCTGCTCAACAAGGACCTGACACCAGGCGGCGGCTCACTTGACCTGCGCGTCGATGGAAACCTGCCGCGTTTCGAGGTTCTCGACGAGCTGACGGTCCGCTATTCCTGGGAAAGGCCAAATCCAAACTTCCTGCCAGGTCTCGCCGGACCGCAGCCGCTCATCATTGTTGGACCCTCCGTCTATCTCAAGAAGTTTCACAAAAAGTATCAGGACGAGTTCAGGCTTTCTTCACTGATGAAGGAAAACCGTGTGAAGAAGTGGGCTGATCTCCACATCAAGATGTCACGCGAATACCGGCCGGAAAATCCCGAACTTCCGACCCTTTATCCATGGCGGGCCAGGACGGCGCCACCGGCAGAACAATTCATCTTCGAACGCAATCCCTACTTTCACCGCGTCGATGAAAACGGCCGGCAGTTGCCCTATATCGACCGGTTTGTGCTGAACGTCAGTTCGTCATCCATCATCCCGGCAAAGACCGGCGCAGGGGAAAGCGACCTGCAGGCAACAGGCATTGATTTTGCCGACTATACCTTCTTGAAAGATGCCGAAGACCGATATCCGGTAAAGGTTGACCTGTGGAAGATGACGCGCGGCTCGCGCGTGGCAATCCTGCCGAATCTGAATTGCGGTGACGATGTCTGGCGCGCGCTGTTCCGCGATGTTCGCGTCCGGCGCGCCCTGTCGCTCGCCATCGACAGGCACGAAATCAACATGGCGGTGTTCTACGGCCTGGGAAAGCCCAGCGCCGACACAGTTCTGCCTGAAAGCCCCCTCTTCAAGCCGGAATATGCCAAGGCATGGATCGACCATGATCCAGACAAGGCAAATGCCTTGTTAGACGAAGCCGGGCTGCACAATCGCAATGATGACGGCCTCCGGCTTCTTCCCGATGGGCGTCCGGCGGAAATCACCATTGAAACACCGGGAGAAAGCACAGTCGACACCGATGTTCTCGAGCTGGTCACCGATCACTGGCGCAAGATTGGCATCGCGCTGTTCATCCGCACCTCGCAACGCGATATTTTCCGCAGCCGCGCTCAGGCCGGCCATATCATGATGTCCATCTGGTACGGAATCGAAAACGGTGTTGCAACTGCCGACATGAACCCGCAGCAACTGGCCCCGACGGCAGACGATCAGTTGCAATGGCCATTGTGGGGTATGCACTATCTGTCGCTCGGGCAAAATGGTCAGGCACCGGATCTGCCCGAAGCCGCAGAGTTGATCAAGTTGCAGAACAGCTGGCGTGAAACAGCCCACATGGCCGAGCGTACGGCTATCTGGCACAAAATGCTGTCGATCTTCACGAGCCAGGTTTTCTCCATCGGCCTTGTCAATGGAACCTTGCAACCGATCCTCCGTTCGGCCCGCTTGCAGAACGTTCCGAAAGAAGGCCTTTATGGCTTCGATCCGACCAGCTATTTCGGGATTTACATGCCCGACACCTTCTGGTTGAGCGAGGAGCAGGCCTAG
- a CDS encoding ABC transporter permease, with protein sequence MLKYILWRIAAMIPTLLIISALVFVIIELPPGNFLDSQIAEMQAQGETVNMQDLEELRHQYGFDQPPVLRYFHWLGGMLHGDFGYSFEYQLPVNEVVGDRLWLTILVSFVTILFTWLIAFPIGMYSATHQYSWSDYGLTLFGLLGIAIPNFMLALILMYFANIWFGTSIGHLMDQKFLNEPMSWEKARSILSHLWIPVIIVGTAGTAGMIRRLRANLLDELQKQYVMTARAKGLHPFRTLVKYPLRMALNFFVSDIGSILPSIISGAEITAIVLSLETTGPMLIKALQSQDMYLAGSFLMFLAFLTVIGVLISDIALAFLDPRIRLAGRSTK encoded by the coding sequence ATGCTGAAATACATTCTGTGGCGTATTGCCGCCATGATCCCCACATTGCTGATCATCTCCGCTCTCGTCTTCGTCATCATCGAACTGCCGCCCGGCAATTTCCTGGACAGCCAGATCGCCGAAATGCAGGCTCAGGGCGAGACCGTGAACATGCAGGACCTGGAAGAACTGCGCCACCAATATGGCTTCGATCAGCCGCCGGTTCTGCGCTATTTCCATTGGCTTGGCGGCATGCTGCATGGCGATTTTGGTTATTCCTTCGAATATCAGTTGCCCGTCAACGAAGTGGTCGGGGACCGCCTATGGCTGACAATCCTTGTCTCCTTTGTCACCATCCTGTTCACATGGCTGATCGCATTCCCGATTGGCATGTACTCGGCGACGCACCAGTATAGCTGGAGCGATTACGGCCTTACCCTTTTTGGCCTCCTCGGGATCGCCATTCCGAATTTCATGCTGGCGCTGATCCTGATGTATTTCGCCAATATCTGGTTCGGCACATCTATCGGCCATTTGATGGACCAGAAATTTCTCAACGAGCCCATGAGCTGGGAGAAGGCGCGATCGATCCTTTCCCATCTGTGGATTCCAGTCATTATCGTCGGAACGGCCGGCACGGCGGGGATGATCCGGCGATTGCGCGCCAACCTCCTGGACGAACTGCAGAAGCAATATGTGATGACCGCTCGCGCCAAGGGCCTCCATCCGTTCCGCACACTGGTCAAATATCCGCTGCGCATGGCCTTGAATTTCTTCGTCTCGGACATCGGCTCTATTTTGCCGTCGATCATTTCCGGCGCCGAAATCACCGCGATCGTCCTTTCCCTGGAAACCACGGGGCCTATGCTGATCAAAGCGTTGCAAAGCCAGGACATGTATCTCGCGGGCTCCTTCCTGATGTTCCTCGCATTCCTGACGGTTATCGGCGTGCTGATATCCGATATCGCTCTTGCCTTTCTTGACCCGCGCATTCGGCTGGCGGGCAGGAGCACCAAATGA
- a CDS encoding ABC transporter permease, which produces MTAPLPSPGAPLQHYVSTAPFDPMSVEVMTDEQAKIHLASQTRLMWWKFKRHRLALASGIFLLLLYGMIIIAEFLAPYNLHTRNVDFIHSPPQRVHLFHEGKFVGPFVYGRTMQLDIDSLKRNYTDNKKDVEPIRFLCRGDSYRFWGVIATNVHLVCPAEGGQMFLLGTDRLGRDVLSRIIYGARISLTIGLIGITISFVLGIIIGGLAGYHGGIFDLLVQRVIEVLQSLPSLPLWMALAAVMPVTWSPILIYFGITIILGMLDWTGLARSVRSKLLALREEDYVLAAQLMGANSARIIGRHLVPGFMSHLIATATISIPGMILGETALSFLGLGLRPPITSWGILLTEARSVSVIAFYPWLLFPMIPVILVILAFNFLGDGLRDAADPYR; this is translated from the coding sequence ATGACGGCGCCGCTTCCCTCCCCTGGCGCGCCCTTGCAGCATTATGTCTCGACGGCGCCGTTCGACCCGATGTCGGTCGAGGTGATGACGGACGAGCAAGCGAAAATCCATCTCGCATCGCAGACGCGGCTGATGTGGTGGAAATTCAAGCGGCACAGGCTAGCCTTGGCGTCGGGCATTTTTCTGCTCCTGCTCTATGGCATGATCATCATTGCCGAGTTCCTGGCCCCCTATAACCTGCATACGCGCAATGTGGATTTCATCCATTCCCCGCCGCAGCGGGTCCATCTGTTTCATGAGGGCAAGTTCGTCGGGCCATTTGTCTATGGCCGAACCATGCAACTCGACATCGACTCCCTGAAGCGCAACTACACGGACAACAAAAAAGACGTGGAACCGATCCGCTTCCTGTGTCGAGGCGACAGCTACCGCTTCTGGGGTGTCATAGCGACGAACGTCCACCTCGTTTGTCCAGCCGAGGGAGGTCAGATGTTTCTGCTGGGCACCGACCGGCTCGGCCGGGATGTCCTGTCTCGTATCATTTATGGCGCCCGCATTTCTTTGACCATCGGGCTGATCGGCATCACCATCAGCTTCGTTCTCGGCATCATCATCGGTGGCCTTGCCGGTTATCATGGCGGGATTTTCGACTTGCTTGTGCAACGCGTCATCGAGGTGTTGCAATCATTGCCTAGCCTGCCCCTGTGGATGGCGCTGGCGGCGGTCATGCCGGTGACATGGAGCCCGATCCTGATCTATTTCGGGATCACCATCATTCTGGGCATGCTCGACTGGACCGGGCTCGCCCGTTCCGTGCGCTCCAAGCTTCTGGCCTTGCGCGAGGAAGATTATGTCCTGGCGGCGCAATTGATGGGTGCCAACAGCGCTCGAATCATCGGGCGGCACCTTGTGCCCGGCTTTATGTCGCACCTGATCGCCACCGCCACTATTTCCATTCCCGGCATGATATTGGGCGAAACAGCGCTGAGTTTCCTTGGGCTTGGCCTCAGGCCGCCCATTACCAGCTGGGGTATTCTTCTCACCGAAGCGCGCAGCGTCAGTGTCATCGCCTTTTATCCCTGGCTGCTGTTTCCAATGATTCCTGTCATTCTTGTTATTCTGGCGTTCAATTTCTTGGGAGATGGGTTGCGCGATGCCGCCGATCCATACAGATAA
- a CDS encoding glycosyltransferase family 4 protein, whose amino-acid sequence MHSPLIRRKTLVVLKGYPRLSETFIAQELLGLERAGFDLTLISMRKPTDKKRHPIHDEIKARVVYLPEYLHEEPIRVFRALVGGWKKPNFKPLLKQFWADLRRDVSRNRFRRLGQALVLAHEWPDGGEWLHAHFIHTPASVTAYASIMTGVPWTCSAHAKDIWTSQDWELTEKLAAARWSVTCTRSGFEHMRELKHAKDRVHLSYHGLDLARFGHFDTARSNRDGSDPADPVQILSVGRAVPKKGYDILLHALALLPAKLHWRFTHIGGGDELVKLKPLAEKLGLSASITWKGALAQEEVLEHYRRADLFALACRVAADGDRDGLPNVLVEASSQNLVCVSTNISGIPELLTGGENGFVVPPEDPRLLAVALEHAIREPALRHRLGQAAEARVREHFDHNSSIRQLTRLFESEWQKA is encoded by the coding sequence ATGCACTCTCCTCTCATACGCCGCAAGACACTGGTCGTTCTCAAGGGATATCCGCGGCTGTCGGAAACCTTCATTGCCCAGGAATTGCTGGGGCTGGAGCGTGCCGGTTTCGACCTGACGCTCATCTCCATGCGCAAGCCGACCGACAAGAAGCGCCATCCTATCCATGACGAGATCAAGGCGCGTGTCGTCTATCTGCCCGAATATCTGCATGAAGAACCGATCCGGGTTTTTCGTGCACTCGTTGGAGGCTGGAAAAAACCGAACTTCAAGCCGCTGCTCAAACAGTTCTGGGCGGATTTGCGCCGCGATGTTTCGCGCAATCGCTTTCGCCGTCTCGGCCAGGCGCTCGTTCTGGCGCATGAATGGCCGGATGGCGGCGAATGGCTCCACGCACATTTCATTCACACGCCCGCTTCGGTCACGGCCTACGCAAGCATCATGACGGGCGTGCCGTGGACCTGTTCCGCCCATGCCAAGGACATATGGACATCGCAGGACTGGGAGCTGACGGAGAAACTCGCGGCGGCGCGATGGAGTGTCACCTGCACGCGTTCGGGTTTCGAGCATATGCGTGAGCTCAAGCACGCCAAGGACAGGGTGCATCTGAGTTATCACGGTCTTGACCTCGCCCGTTTCGGCCACTTCGATACGGCTCGCTCCAACCGCGACGGTTCAGACCCGGCAGATCCCGTGCAGATACTGAGCGTGGGGCGCGCCGTGCCGAAGAAAGGCTATGACATTCTCCTGCACGCCCTCGCCCTTCTGCCTGCCAAGCTCCACTGGCGGTTCACGCATATTGGCGGCGGCGATGAGCTGGTGAAACTCAAGCCACTGGCGGAAAAGCTCGGTCTTTCCGCCAGCATTACCTGGAAAGGCGCCCTCGCCCAGGAAGAGGTGCTTGAGCATTACCGCCGTGCCGATCTTTTTGCACTGGCCTGCCGTGTTGCCGCGGATGGCGATCGCGATGGACTGCCGAATGTCCTGGTCGAGGCATCCAGCCAGAATCTCGTCTGCGTTTCGACCAATATTTCAGGCATTCCGGAACTTCTGACCGGTGGCGAAAATGGTTTCGTCGTTCCACCGGAAGACCCGAGACTGCTTGCCGTCGCGCTTGAACATGCTATTCGCGAGCCTGCCCTTCGGCATCGTCTGGGACAGGCCGCCGAGGCCCGTGTACGCGAGCATTTCGATCACAATTCCAGCATCCGCCAGCTCACCCGTCTGTTCGAAAGCGAGTGGCAAAAGGCATGA
- a CDS encoding AbrB/MazE/SpoVT family DNA-binding domain-containing protein — MNKPEKLTTVVSTKGQVILPAAIRKQRNWGPGTRLIVEHTSEGVLLKSEPLFPPTKIEDVAGMLKYDGPPISVEDMNKGVEEYFREKHARD; from the coding sequence ATGAACAAGCCGGAAAAGCTGACAACTGTGGTATCGACCAAAGGCCAGGTTATCTTGCCGGCTGCTATTCGCAAGCAACGAAATTGGGGCCCGGGAACGCGGTTGATTGTAGAACACACATCAGAAGGCGTTCTGTTGAAAAGCGAGCCACTGTTCCCGCCGACGAAGATCGAAGATGTAGCTGGAATGCTGAAATACGACGGACCTCCAATCTCGGTCGAAGACATGAATAAGGGTGTCGAGGAATACTTCCGAGAGAAACATGCACGCGATTGA
- a CDS encoding glycosyltransferase family protein, whose protein sequence is MMRRFEDARILMYSHDTFGLGHLRRCRTIAHSLVEDYRGLNILIISGATIAGAFDYRARVDFVKVPSVIKLRNGEYTSLARHIDLHETLKMRQSIIRHTAETFQPDIFIVDKEPMGLKGEVEETLAYLKSRGTTLVLGLREVMDAPHLLEAEWKNNNVMRKIDQFYDTVWVYGPPDFYDPLVDLDVPVTVRDKMKFVGFLQRSLSNDHAPSHVPEGDYILVTTGGGGDGADLVHNVIHAYQQDPTLQHKAFIVLGPYMPAKQRAKLVKKGSKIPYIQVIEFDNRMEELIAGAKAVVAMGGYNTYCEILSFDKPALIVPRVAPREEQLIRAQRASELGLIEMLLPEEAENPLLLADVLKRLPDRAPPSQTGKGEGMRLEGLVHISEIVGDWLDEREQPLPAVAE, encoded by the coding sequence ATGATGCGGCGTTTCGAAGATGCTCGGATCCTGATGTACAGCCACGATACGTTTGGCCTTGGTCATTTGCGGCGGTGCAGGACAATTGCCCACTCGCTCGTCGAGGACTATCGCGGGCTGAATATCCTGATTATCTCCGGCGCGACAATCGCCGGCGCCTTTGATTACCGTGCGCGCGTCGATTTCGTGAAGGTGCCGAGCGTAATCAAGCTGCGCAACGGCGAATATACGTCGCTGGCCCGCCATATCGACCTGCACGAAACACTGAAGATGCGCCAGTCGATCATCCGGCACACCGCGGAAACCTTTCAGCCCGACATTTTCATCGTCGACAAGGAACCGATGGGTTTGAAGGGCGAAGTCGAGGAAACCCTTGCCTACCTGAAATCGCGCGGCACGACACTCGTCCTTGGCCTGCGCGAAGTCATGGACGCGCCGCATCTGCTCGAAGCCGAGTGGAAGAACAACAACGTGATGCGGAAGATCGATCAATTCTACGACACCGTGTGGGTCTATGGCCCGCCAGATTTCTACGACCCCCTGGTGGATCTCGACGTACCGGTCACGGTGCGCGACAAGATGAAATTTGTCGGGTTCCTTCAGCGCAGCCTGTCTAATGACCATGCTCCCAGCCATGTTCCGGAGGGCGATTATATTCTGGTGACAACCGGCGGCGGGGGCGATGGTGCCGATCTCGTCCACAATGTCATCCATGCCTATCAGCAGGACCCGACCCTTCAGCACAAGGCATTCATCGTGCTCGGGCCCTATATGCCGGCGAAGCAACGGGCCAAGCTGGTGAAGAAGGGCAGCAAAATTCCCTATATCCAGGTCATCGAGTTCGATAACCGCATGGAAGAACTGATCGCCGGCGCGAAGGCCGTGGTCGCCATGGGTGGGTACAACACCTACTGCGAGATCCTGTCATTCGACAAGCCGGCGCTTATCGTTCCCCGTGTCGCGCCGCGCGAAGAGCAGTTGATCCGCGCGCAGCGCGCCTCCGAACTTGGCCTGATCGAAATGCTCCTGCCTGAGGAGGCCGAGAACCCCTTGCTTCTGGCCGACGTGCTCAAGCGCCTGCCGGACCGCGCACCGCCATCACAAACCGGCAAGGGCGAAGGCATGCGGCTGGAAGGTCTCGTCCATATTTCCGAGATTGTCGGCGACTGGCTCGATGAACGTGAGCAGCCGCTTCCTGCTGTCGCGGAATAA
- a CDS encoding type II toxin-antitoxin system VapC family toxin, which yields MHAIDTNIIVRLLVDDHAEQTKLVKELLSAEKVWVPITVLLETCWVLRHTYKFGTTAILGALRHFARLPNVSLENDSAAIQAFDLMEKGMDDADAFHLAASIGCKAMISFDVAFRKIAKREGALEVRVPN from the coding sequence ATGCACGCGATTGACACAAACATCATCGTTCGTTTGTTGGTGGACGATCATGCCGAGCAGACAAAGCTGGTGAAGGAGCTCTTGTCGGCGGAAAAGGTTTGGGTTCCGATCACCGTTCTACTCGAGACCTGTTGGGTACTGCGTCACACCTACAAATTCGGTACGACGGCGATTTTGGGTGCGTTACGTCATTTCGCGAGACTCCCGAACGTCTCACTGGAAAATGATTCCGCTGCGATTCAGGCTTTTGACCTAATGGAAAAGGGCATGGACGACGCTGACGCGTTTCATTTGGCCGCAAGCATTGGGTGCAAGGCGATGATCAGCTTCGACGTCGCATTCAGAAAAATAGCCAAGCGTGAAGGCGCGCTGGAAGTTCGCGTCCCAAACTAG
- a CDS encoding ABC transporter ATP-binding protein, with protein MKSGSDLLRIEDLGISFSMLGGRLDVVKGANLRVLPGKVTALVGESGSGKSVISQSVMGILPNTGKVTGKVLFTDPLDGKTTDILQLSRDGEEIRALRGSRMAKIFQEPMTSLSPLHTVGNQISEVLAIHTSATKDERRAQTEEMLSLVGFVKPSRTYDMYPFELSGGMRQRAMIAMALICRPALLIADEPTTALDVTIQAQILELLRDLQHKLNMAILLITHDLGVVANMADEVVVIYHGEIMEAGPVDAIFRAPQHPYLKGLMAAVPHFDMKPGERLKALREVPVKTDTLWAKKKHVEGAPEILLSVRDLTKTYAIRKSGLFGSKDNTPVRAVDGVSFDIRRGECLGLVGESGSGKTTVSKILMRAVTPDSGSVTFDDGSGKIDVLAAQGAALMDLRTHIQMVFQDPVSSLSPRMTVQNILSEPLEIHGRGDKAYRLEKVRGLMQAIGLDQRYLNRYPHSFSGGQRQRIGIARALALGPKLLICDEPVSALDVSVQAQILNLLKDLQKQLGLTYLFISHNLAVVDYMADRIAVMCGGRIVEIAPREIILRNPVHPYTRALLAAVPFPDLDRPLDFETLQASGASDQRAWGPQFSSDGSGEALAPADLGEGHLVLARRNIDTRELRSW; from the coding sequence ATGAAGTCAGGATCTGATCTGTTGCGTATCGAAGATCTCGGCATTTCGTTCTCAATGCTGGGAGGGCGGCTTGATGTCGTCAAGGGCGCCAATCTGCGCGTTCTTCCAGGAAAGGTTACCGCACTTGTCGGTGAATCCGGTTCGGGCAAGTCTGTCATCAGTCAATCCGTCATGGGGATACTGCCCAATACAGGAAAGGTCACAGGGAAAGTCCTGTTCACCGATCCGCTGGACGGCAAGACCACGGATATCCTGCAATTGTCACGCGATGGCGAGGAGATCAGGGCGCTACGTGGCAGCCGCATGGCAAAGATTTTTCAAGAGCCGATGACGTCGCTGTCGCCGCTGCACACGGTCGGCAACCAGATCAGCGAAGTCCTTGCGATCCATACCAGCGCGACGAAGGACGAACGGCGCGCGCAAACCGAGGAGATGCTTAGCTTGGTTGGTTTTGTCAAGCCAAGCCGCACCTATGATATGTACCCTTTCGAACTGTCGGGAGGTATGCGCCAGCGTGCCATGATCGCCATGGCGCTGATCTGCCGTCCCGCGCTTTTGATCGCCGATGAACCGACAACGGCGCTTGACGTGACGATCCAGGCGCAAATTCTCGAGCTGCTGCGCGATCTTCAGCACAAGCTCAACATGGCCATTCTACTGATCACCCACGACCTTGGCGTCGTGGCCAATATGGCCGATGAGGTGGTGGTGATCTATCATGGCGAGATCATGGAGGCGGGGCCGGTCGACGCGATCTTCCGCGCGCCGCAACATCCCTATCTGAAGGGCCTCATGGCCGCCGTGCCGCATTTCGATATGAAGCCCGGCGAACGCCTGAAGGCGCTACGCGAAGTGCCGGTTAAAACGGACACACTCTGGGCCAAGAAGAAACATGTCGAGGGCGCACCGGAGATTCTCCTCTCCGTCCGCGACCTGACCAAAACTTACGCCATTCGCAAGTCCGGCCTGTTCGGCAGCAAGGATAATACGCCAGTCCGGGCGGTTGATGGAGTCAGCTTCGATATCAGGCGCGGCGAATGCCTCGGTCTCGTCGGCGAAAGCGGCTCCGGCAAGACGACAGTCAGCAAGATACTGATGCGGGCCGTCACACCAGATAGCGGCTCCGTCACTTTCGACGATGGCAGTGGCAAGATTGATGTTCTGGCGGCACAAGGCGCGGCACTCATGGATCTGCGCACCCACATCCAGATGGTGTTCCAGGATCCCGTTTCGTCACTCTCCCCACGCATGACGGTACAGAACATCCTGAGCGAGCCCCTCGAAATTCACGGGCGCGGCGACAAGGCCTATCGCCTTGAAAAGGTCCGCGGGCTGATGCAGGCCATCGGCCTCGATCAGCGTTACCTCAACCGGTATCCGCATAGTTTTTCCGGCGGTCAGCGTCAGCGCATCGGCATTGCGCGGGCCCTTGCCCTCGGGCCGAAACTGTTGATCTGCGATGAGCCGGTCTCGGCGCTCGATGTATCGGTACAGGCGCAAATTCTTAATCTTCTCAAGGATTTGCAGAAGCAACTCGGGCTCACCTACCTGTTCATTTCCCACAATCTTGCTGTCGTCGACTACATGGCTGATCGCATCGCTGTCATGTGCGGCGGTCGTATCGTCGAAATTGCGCCGAGGGAAATCATCCTGCGCAATCCTGTCCATCCCTATACCCGCGCGCTTCTGGCGGCTGTACCGTTTCCCGATCTTGACCGCCCCCTGGATTTCGAGACGTTGCAGGCAAGCGGGGCATCCGATCAGAGGGCCTGGGGTCCGCAATTTTCCAGCGACGGCAGCGGTGAGGCGTTGGCGCCAGCCGATCTTGGCGAGGGGCACCTCGTCCTCGCCAGGCGCAACATCGACACCCGGGAGTTACGCTCGTGGTAA